The following is a genomic window from Streptomyces sp. BHT-5-2.
GCCTGCGGACCGGGTGCGGACAGGGCGACGCTGCAAATAAGGAAATCGCAGCTCAGAGGGCATGATCCAAGATCAGGCCTTCTTGGTCTCCCAGAAGATCTTGTCGATCTGGGCGATCAGGTCCAGGGCCTTCTGGCCGGTGGCCGGGTCGTTCGAACCCTTGGCGGCGCTCAGGGCCTTGAGGGTGTCGTTGACCAGCTGGTGCAGCTCCGGGTACTTCTCGAAGTGCGGGGGCTTGAAGTAGTCGCTCCACAGCACCGAGACGTGGTGCTTGGCCAGCTCGGCCCGCTGCTCCTTGATCAGGACGGCGCGGGTGCGGAAGTCCGGGTTGTCGTTGGCCTGGTACTTCTCCTGGACGGCCTTGACCGACTCGGCCTCGATGCGGGCCTGGGCCGGGTCGTACACGCCGCAGGGCAGGTCGCAGTGGGCGCTGACCTTCACCTTGGGGGCGAACAGGCGGGAAAGCATGTTCAGTCCTTCCTCGTGATCGTCTTCTCACGTGCGAGATTACTCGGTGCGGGAAGGCTTTTCTCGGGTGCCCCGGGGGTCTTAGGGCAAAAGTCCGGTGCCGGGTCGGGACTGATGGAGGATGGTCCGGTGAACGTCGCACGGGGGCTGGACGGGGAGGTACGGATGCCGGAGCGGGTGCGCGAGCCGGAGCGGGAGGGCGGTGGCGGCGCGGAGCCGGTGCGGGGCGGGCCGCTGCGGGCGTTCGGGCTCGCGGAGGTCTACAACCCGTCGATGGTGCCCACGCTCCGGCCGGGCGACCAGCTGGTGGTCCGGTACGGGGCGGCGGTGCGTCCCGGCGACGTGGTCGTGCTGCGGCACCCGTTCCGCCAGGACCTGCTGATCGTCAAGCGTGCGGTGGAGCGGCGGGACGGCGGCTGGTGGGTGCGCGGCGACAACCCGTACGTGGAGAACGACAGTCGGGAGTTCGGGGCGGTCCCGGACGAGCTGGTGATCGCCCGGGCCTGGCTGCGGGTGCGGCCGCCGCGCGGCCTTCAGCGCTCGCCGCGGGCGGTGCTCGACTGGGGTGCCTGGGCGCTCTCGGCGGTGCGGCCGCTCTCCAGGCGCTTGCGGGCGCGGTAGGCGGCGACGTTGGCGCGGGTGGCGCAGCGGTCGGAGCAGTAGCGCCGGGAGCGGTTGGTCGAGGTGTCCAGGTAGGCGTTGCGGCAGGGCTTGGCCTCGCAGATGCCCAGCCGGTCCACGCCCAGCTCGGTGAGGTGGAAGGCCAGGCCCATGCAGGCGGTCGCGGTGAAGCCGGCGGTGGCGTTGGCGGCGTGGTCGGCGATGTGCATGTGCCACTTGGGGCGCCCGTCGTCATCACGGAACTCGTGGCCGGAGATCTGCGGGCTGACCGGGAACTCCATCATCAGCGCGTTCAGCAGGTCGACGGCGAGCACCTCGTCGCCGCGGTCGGCGGCCTCGAAGACCGCGCGGAGCCGGGAGCGGACGGTGCGCAGCCGCGTCACATCGCTCTCGGTGGCCCGCCGGGCGGCCTGCTGGGCGGGACCGAAGAGCTCGCGGACCGCCTCGACCGACGTCAGTGTGTCCCCGCCGCGCTCGGGCTGCTCGGTGTTGACCAGCCGCACGGCATAGTCCGAGTAATAGGCCAGTTCCACTTGTAGTCCTTACGGCGCGCGTCTAGGGTGCGAGTACCCACCTGCGTAATGGGTGTTGTCAGTACGAGGGTATTACGGGCCGGAGGGATTGTGATGACCGAGACCGTTGTCGGCGGGGACTGGCAGGCGTGGCAGGAGAGTTGGGACCGGCAACAGGAGTGGTACATGCCCGACCGCGAGGAGCGGTTCCGGGTGATGCTGGACATGGTCGAGGCGCTGGTGGGCCCCGAGCCGCGGGTGCTCGATCTGGCATGCGGTACGGGCAGTATCTCCGACCGGCTGCTGAAGAGGTTCCCGAAGGCGATAAGCGTGGGGGTGGACCTCGATCCCGCGCTGCTGGCCATCGCCGAGGGCCACTTCGAGCACGAGCCGCGGGTGCGCTTCGTCCGCGCCGACCTCAAGGACCCGGCGTGGCCGGAAAAGCTCCCCCACGACTCCTACGACGCGGTGCTCACCGCCACCGCGCTGCACTGGCTGCACTCCCCGCAGCTGCGGACGCTGTACGGGCAGCTGGGCGGCCTCGTCCGGGACGGCGGGGTGTTCCTCAACGCCGACCACATGCCCGACGACACCACCCCGCGGATCAACGCCGCCGAGCGGGAGTTCCGGCACGCCCGGATGGCGCGGGCCAAGGAGACCGGCGCGGTGGACTGGGCCGAGTGGTGGCGGCTGGCCGGCGCCGACCCGCGCCTGGCCGGGCCGACCGCCGAGCGCTTCGAGATCTACGGCGAGCACGCCGACGGGGACACGCCGGCCGTGCAGTGGCACGTCGGGGCGCTGCGCGAGGCCGGCTTCGCGGAGGTGCGCCCGGTGTGGGCCTCGCCGACGGACAGCCTCGTCCTGGCGCTGAAGTAGCGCCCGGCGCACGCGGCGGGGGGGGGACCGCGAGGGTGCCGCCCACCGCGCCGCCGCGGTCAGAGGACCTTGGACAGGAACGACTGGGTCCGCTCGTGCCGGGGGTTGGTGAGGACGTCGCGGGGATGGCCGGATTCGACCACCACGCCGTCGTCCATGAAGACCAGCGAGTCGCCGACCTCGCGGGCGAAGCCCATCTCGTGGGTCACCACGACCATCGTCATGCCGTCGGCCGCCAGGTCCTTCATGACGTCCAGGACGTCGCCGACCAGCTCCGGGTCGAGGGCCGAGGTCGGCTCGTCGAAGAGCATCAGCTTCGGCTCCATGGCCAGCGCCCGGGCGATCGCCACCCGCTGCTGCTGGCCGCCGGAGAGCTGCGAGGGGTAGTTGCCGGCCTTGTCGCCCAGCCCGACCCGCTCCAGCAGCGCCGCCGCCCGGTCCCGCGCGGCCGTTTTGGACTCGCCCTTGACCTGGACCGGCGCCTCCATGATGTTCTCCAGCGCGGTCATGTGCGGGAAGAGGTTGAAGCGCTGGAAGACCATGCCGATGTCCCGGCGGCGGGCGGCGACCTCGCGGTCGCGCAGCTCGTAGAGCTTGCCGTGCTGCTCGCGGTAGCCGACCAGTTCGCCGTCGACCGACAGCCGGCCGGCGTTGATCTTCTCCAGGTGGTTGATGCACCGCAGGAACGTCGACTTGCCGGAACCGGACGGGCCGATCAGGCAGAAGACCTCACCGGGCGCGACCTCCAGGTCGATGCCCTTGAGGATGTGCGCGGTGCCGAAGGACTTGTGGACGCCCTCGGCCTTGACCATCGGGACGACGGCCTCGCCGGAACCGGTTTCCGCGGCCGGGCCGGTGCCCTCGTTCGCGCCCTTGTCCGTGGCCTTGTCCGTGCTGTTGTCCGTGCTGTTGTTCTTGCTCGTGCTCATGCCGCACCTCCGGCGCGGTTCGGGCCGGCCAGCTTCGCCCTGAGGCGCTGGAACGGGGTGGGCGGAAGCTGGCGGCTGGAGCCGCGGGCGTAGTAGCGCTCCAGGTAGTACTGGCCGATGCTGAGCACCGTCGTCGCGATCAGGTACCAGGCGGCGGCCAGGATCAGCATCTCGACCACCACACCGGAGTCCCGGCCGACGTTCTGCGCGGCCTGCAGCAGGTCGTAGTACTGGACGGCGATGACCAGGGAGGAGGTCTTGAGCATGTTGATGACCTCGTTGCCGGTCGGCGGCACGATCACCCGCATCGCCTGCGGCACGACGATCCGGCGCAGCGTCTTGCCGTGGCTCATGCCCAGCGCGTGCGCCGCCTCGGTCTGGCCCTCGTCGACGGCGTTCAGGCCGGCCCGGCAGATCTCGGCCATGTACGCGGCCTCGTTGAGGCCGAGGCCCAGCAGCGCGCACAGGAACGGGGTCATGAAGTCCGACCACTCGTCCTTGTAGATCGGCATGATGTCGATGTACTGGAAGACCAGGCCGAGGTTGAACCACAGGAAGAGCTGGACGTAGACCGGGGTGCCGCGGAAGAACCAGATGTAGAACCACGACACCGACTTGGTCACCGGGTTCTTGGACTGCCGCATGACCGCCAGGATCACGCCCAGCACGATGCCGATCACCATCGACAGCACGGTGATCCACAGGGTGTTGCGCAGGCCCTTGAGGATGTCCGCGTTGAACATGTACTCCGGTATCGCGCCCCAGTTGACCTTCCCGGAGGCGAAGGCCCGGACGAGCAGGACCAGCAGCCCGATGACGACGAGCGCGGCGACCCAGCGCCCGTAGTGGCGGACCGGTATGGCTTTGATGGGCTCGGGCTGGGTCGGCGGAGCGGCCGCCGGCGGCTCGGCCGGCTTGTCGACGTCAACTGACACGGAGAAAAGCCTTTCAGCGTGTGACGGGAGAGGCGTGGGGGGCCGCGCGGAGCGCGCCGGCGGGACGGAACCGGGCGCCGGCTCAGGTACCGCCGTTGATCTGCACTTCCTTGACCGCGGCGTCCTTGACGTTCCACTTGGCCAGGACGCCGTCGTATGCGTGGTTCTTGATCACCAGCTCCACGGCCGCCTTGATCGCGTCGCGCAGCTGCGCCTGCCCCTTGGGGACGGCGATGCCGTAGGGCGCCGCCTTGAGCGGGGCGCCGCCGACCATCTGGAAGTCGTTGCCGCCGCCGGAGACCTTCACCGCGTAGGCCGCGACCGGGTAGTCGCTGGAGACCGCGTCCACCCCGCCGGTCCGCAGCCGGGTCTGGGCCTCGGAGTCGTTGTCGAACGCCTCGATGGAGATCGGCTGCTGGCCGCCGTCCTCACATGCCTTGGACTTGTCCTTGGCCAGGTCGTGGGAGACGGTGCCGCGCTGCACGGCGAGTTTCTTGCCGCACATGGCCTCCCAGCCGTCGATGCCCTTGGTCTTGCCCTTCTGGGTGTAGAGCGAGACACCGACGTTGAGGTAATCCACGAAATCGACGCCGTCACCGATCTTCTTGCCGGTGGTGGAGTCGATGCCCTCCTGCCGGTCCTTGGTGTCCGTCATCGCCGACATCGCGATGTCGTAGCGCTTGGACTTCAGGCCGCCCATGAGGGTGTCGAAAGTGGCGTTGTTGAAATTGAGCTTGATGCCCAATTCCTTGCCGATCGCCGCCCCGAGATCCGGATCGATGCCCTCCACC
Proteins encoded in this region:
- the sodN gene encoding superoxide dismutase, Ni — protein: MLSRLFAPKVKVSAHCDLPCGVYDPAQARIEAESVKAVQEKYQANDNPDFRTRAVLIKEQRAELAKHHVSVLWSDYFKPPHFEKYPELHQLVNDTLKALSAAKGSNDPATGQKALDLIAQIDKIFWETKKA
- the sodX gene encoding nickel-type superoxide dismutase maturation protease — translated: MPERVREPEREGGGGAEPVRGGPLRAFGLAEVYNPSMVPTLRPGDQLVVRYGAAVRPGDVVVLRHPFRQDLLIVKRAVERRDGGWWVRGDNPYVENDSREFGAVPDELVIARAWLRVRPPRGLQRSPRAVLDWGAWALSAVRPLSRRLRAR
- a CDS encoding CGNR zinc finger domain-containing protein, which produces MELAYYSDYAVRLVNTEQPERGGDTLTSVEAVRELFGPAQQAARRATESDVTRLRTVRSRLRAVFEAADRGDEVLAVDLLNALMMEFPVSPQISGHEFRDDDGRPKWHMHIADHAANATAGFTATACMGLAFHLTELGVDRLGICEAKPCRNAYLDTSTNRSRRYCSDRCATRANVAAYRARKRLESGRTAESAQAPQSSTARGER
- a CDS encoding trans-aconitate 2-methyltransferase, which encodes MTETVVGGDWQAWQESWDRQQEWYMPDREERFRVMLDMVEALVGPEPRVLDLACGTGSISDRLLKRFPKAISVGVDLDPALLAIAEGHFEHEPRVRFVRADLKDPAWPEKLPHDSYDAVLTATALHWLHSPQLRTLYGQLGGLVRDGGVFLNADHMPDDTTPRINAAEREFRHARMARAKETGAVDWAEWWRLAGADPRLAGPTAERFEIYGEHADGDTPAVQWHVGALREAGFAEVRPVWASPTDSLVLALK
- a CDS encoding amino acid ABC transporter ATP-binding protein, which produces MVKAEGVHKSFGTAHILKGIDLEVAPGEVFCLIGPSGSGKSTFLRCINHLEKINAGRLSVDGELVGYREQHGKLYELRDREVAARRRDIGMVFQRFNLFPHMTALENIMEAPVQVKGESKTAARDRAAALLERVGLGDKAGNYPSQLSGGQQQRVAIARALAMEPKLMLFDEPTSALDPELVGDVLDVMKDLAADGMTMVVVTHEMGFAREVGDSLVFMDDGVVVESGHPRDVLTNPRHERTQSFLSKVL
- a CDS encoding amino acid ABC transporter permease codes for the protein MSVDVDKPAEPPAAAPPTQPEPIKAIPVRHYGRWVAALVVIGLLVLLVRAFASGKVNWGAIPEYMFNADILKGLRNTLWITVLSMVIGIVLGVILAVMRQSKNPVTKSVSWFYIWFFRGTPVYVQLFLWFNLGLVFQYIDIMPIYKDEWSDFMTPFLCALLGLGLNEAAYMAEICRAGLNAVDEGQTEAAHALGMSHGKTLRRIVVPQAMRVIVPPTGNEVINMLKTSSLVIAVQYYDLLQAAQNVGRDSGVVVEMLILAAAWYLIATTVLSIGQYYLERYYARGSSRQLPPTPFQRLRAKLAGPNRAGGAA
- a CDS encoding ABC transporter substrate-binding protein, yielding MTADTTRRAAAGRSGRSVRTAAAIATVTASLLLLSACGDQTDAAIARREAAKNRNPHAPLFNRLPKDVQDKAMLQVGSDITYKPVEFRSNGAVEGIDPDLGAAIGKELGIKLNFNNATFDTLMGGLKSKRYDIAMSAMTDTKDRQEGIDSTTGKKIGDGVDFVDYLNVGVSLYTQKGKTKGIDGWEAMCGKKLAVQRGTVSHDLAKDKSKACEDGGQQPISIEAFDNDSEAQTRLRTGGVDAVSSDYPVAAYAVKVSGGGNDFQMVGGAPLKAAPYGIAVPKGQAQLRDAIKAAVELVIKNHAYDGVLAKWNVKDAAVKEVQINGGT